In the Deferribacter desulfuricans SSM1 genome, ATCTTCATCTAACTTAAAAAAAGTGGCATAATTATTTGCGATTTCTCTAAAAGGTGGAATATCTGAACAAACTATTGGTATTTTAAGCATCCCAGCCTCTAATAAAGGGATACCAAACCCTTCTTGAATACTTGGCAAAAAGAGCATATCAGCGATATGATACAAATCCCTTATTTTGACTCTATCACTTTCTATAACTTCACCTGATGGAAGAGTATATCTTGCTAATAGAATAGCATGTTCTCTTATATTTAACTCATCTATTAAAGTGTTTAGTTTGTTAAAATAATTTACAGTATTTTTTTCATGAGGATCAAAAGCTCCTGTAATTAGAGCTTTTGCTTTTACCCCTTTATCAACTAATGCTTTTACAACTTTTATAGTTAGCTCAATATTTTTTCTTGGATGAAGTCTGGATGGCTGAACCAAAATAATATCTTGATTATATAAGTCTTCATTATTAATAATTCTTACTGTGTTTATATCCAATCTAAAAAAAGTAATAGGATCAATACCATTTTTAACAACAAATATTCTATCCTTATCTACATTCATCAATTTTGCAAATAATTTCCGTCTGCTCTCCGTGATTGTGACATAATTTATTTTTGGGTTATATTTTTTTAGTATATCAAAAGGTGGGGTATCATAAATTTTTTCATAATCTTCATAAAAATATAATGAATCGTGTGCCCAATTTATAACCTTTATATCCATTTCATCAGCAATTTCATGAACCGCCATTGCAGCTGGTAAGTTGTATCTCATGTTTAAAATATTATGTACAATCAGGATATCAAAATTTTGTAATTCACTTTTTAGAAAAACTTTTATTCTTTCTTTTAAACTGTTAATTCTTGATATATCTTTTTTTTGTTGTAATAAATTTATTGCATCATTTACTTCATCATTGTTTGAAAGTAGCAATGGATTAATAACTACTGGAATATAATTTTCAAACTGAGCACCTTTACCAGCAATAATTTTCACATTTAGTAAGTTTCGCCTAAAAAGAAGAGCTTGCTGTTTTATAACTTCTTCAACACCACCAACTACAGGAGGGGCTGAATAATGCAGTATGGCAATATTATATTTCATTATATGCACTCACTCTCCACTATTTTTATAATGTTTAGCAGCTTTCTTTCTAAAACTTCATAAGAGAAGTGTTTTAATGCAATATTATAGTTTTTTTCAACCATCTCATTTAATCGATGCTTATCAGAAATAACTTTTAGAGCTTCATCAACTATCTTTTCTGTCACAAAACCATCAAATTTAAAAACATCAAACCCAAATGGCTCAATATCAGTTATAAAAATAGAGTATCTATTTACAATTATTGGCTTTTTAAAATAAATTGTTTCTAAAAAGGCATTTCCAAATCCTTCATAACCTGAAGGGTAGGTTATGATATCAGCACATTGATAAATATCACCGATTGTGTATTTTTTCTCACCAACTTCCCTACACCTTTCAGTTCCGATATAATCATCTATTCCAACTATCTCTACCCCTAAAAGCTTTGCATAGTTTTTTACTCTCTCATAATAGATATCACCTTCATCCCCTGATGCATGAGAAATTATTAATTTAGAGTTTTTTAGTTTCATCATATAAACAATTTCTACAGCTCTTTCTATCCATTTTCTAGGAACAATTCTTGTTGGCTGTAATACAAAGAGGTCATCTTCGCTTAAACCAGCAATCTGACGAATTTCAGAGCAAATTTTGGGGTCTATAGGTTTAGGAGGCTCTGCAAAATTGTAAACATTTGGTATAACAAAATTAGATATCCCTTTTCTAAGGCTTAGTTGCTCTGACGCTATGCTGTTTATTACTACATGTGTTATCGATTTTAAATCAGGAGGAAACCCTCTATCTAAATAGTCTTTTGCTGCATTAACAAGAAACCTATCCCTTTCCCAATAAAAATCGTGATGATGAGCAATTGTTGGAAAGCAAGTTTCTGCAATAAATTCAGTTAATGCCAATCCTAAAGGGATATTCATAGGTATAGTTAAAGCATTTTCGGGTATTAATAGATGAATATCGTATTTATTTACAAAATCATACAATCTAATCTTTAAGTATTCTTTCAATTCTGAAACTTTAAGCGATGTTTCATGGTCTCTTTTCCTTGTTCCAAACAGCTTACTGTTTAACTCTTTTATTTCTGGATGCTGAAAGTGTGCTAAAGGTGCTATAAAAGATACATTTGGGTCTCTATCACATTCACCAGCAAAATAGAAACAGTTGTAATTGTTACGTTCTAAAACATGCGCCCATTTTTCAATTTCTAATGAAACTCCATCAGTACCTGCAATACGTGTAGAAACAAAACCTATATTTTTAATCTTTTTCATTTTACTCTACCGTACATATCTTCAAATCTTACTATATCATCTTCACCCACATATTCGCCTACTTGTACCTCTATAAACTCAAAAGGGATTTTACCTGGATTCTCTATTCTGTGTTTTGTAGCTTTTGGTATGTATACCTTTTCATTTTCACTGAGATATAAAATATCCTCACCAATCTGAACTTTAGCCGTGCCCTTTACACCTATCCAGTGCTCTGCCCTATGGTAATGAAGCTGCAAACTTAATTTTTGACCTGGATTTACAACTATTTTTTTGACTTTATAATTTTTCCCTTCATTTAATACAGTAAAACTTCCCCATGGTCTATAAACCGTTCTATGAACTTCTGCTTCTTCTCTTTCCTCTTTTTTCAAAAGC is a window encoding:
- a CDS encoding glycosyltransferase family 4 protein, which translates into the protein MKYNIAILHYSAPPVVGGVEEVIKQQALLFRRNLLNVKIIAGKGAQFENYIPVVINPLLLSNNDEVNDAINLLQQKKDISRINSLKERIKVFLKSELQNFDILIVHNILNMRYNLPAAMAVHEIADEMDIKVINWAHDSLYFYEDYEKIYDTPPFDILKKYNPKINYVTITESRRKLFAKLMNVDKDRIFVVKNGIDPITFFRLDINTVRIINNEDLYNQDIILVQPSRLHPRKNIELTIKVVKALVDKGVKAKALITGAFDPHEKNTVNYFNKLNTLIDELNIREHAILLARYTLPSGEVIESDRVKIRDLYHIADMLFLPSIQEGFGIPLLEAGMLKIPIVCSDIPPFREIANNYATFFKLDEDVNSIADKLIKVSESTKTTRFFRKTLRDYSWDNIFKKTILPLFNKIYEH
- a CDS encoding glycosyltransferase family 4 protein, coding for MKKIKNIGFVSTRIAGTDGVSLEIEKWAHVLERNNYNCFYFAGECDRDPNVSFIAPLAHFQHPEIKELNSKLFGTRKRDHETSLKVSELKEYLKIRLYDFVNKYDIHLLIPENALTIPMNIPLGLALTEFIAETCFPTIAHHHDFYWERDRFLVNAAKDYLDRGFPPDLKSITHVVINSIASEQLSLRKGISNFVIPNVYNFAEPPKPIDPKICSEIRQIAGLSEDDLFVLQPTRIVPRKWIERAVEIVYMMKLKNSKLIISHASGDEGDIYYERVKNYAKLLGVEIVGIDDYIGTERCREVGEKKYTIGDIYQCADIITYPSGYEGFGNAFLETIYFKKPIIVNRYSIFITDIEPFGFDVFKFDGFVTEKIVDEALKVISDKHRLNEMVEKNYNIALKHFSYEVLERKLLNIIKIVESECI